The DNA sequence AACTAGTGCAACGTCTTGAGCCAGACTTGGATCGCTGGAGTGCCTTTGAAGCCCTCGATAGCGCAAATGCTTATTACCAGGTAAGTTTGTAGCATCAACCCCGACTTATTTGCATCAGTCTCGCAAGACAAGACCACTAAATAACTTTCTTTTCATCCAATAGATAGCGTGCAGACGCTTCATAGATGAAGTGTCCATCCAGGTGATTGAAACAGGACTGATCAACCAGATCCGCAACATCCTCAGCCCTCTAGTGGTGGCACAaatggacgaagatgacatGGCGGCCATCGTAGGCGAGAAGGAATCTATTCGCAACCTACGAAAGCACCTTCAAGCCAAGATCAAGCTTCTCAGCGAGGGTGCTCAGACTTGTAAAAAGTTTTCGGGATTTCAAGTCTTGGGTAAGTAGACGACAACATCCAATTGAAACGTAGTTGCCACATGGAAAGCTGAAAGGTGGTCCGCTGGACATAATTTCGCAGGGGTAACTGATGACGACAATGAGGCTGACTCTCTTCTGGCAAGGCTCGACGTAAACGATGTCACAGAGACGACTGGCACAGTACCGAACGgcattgttgttgatgatgcaGTAACAGATGCAACTGTAGCAGTAGCAGATGGCACAGTAACGAATGATACAGCAACGGACGATTCACCAGCAAATGGAAAGCTCTCATCGAAAGAGAAGATGCGACTGCGAATGTTGAAGAAAGGCAAGAAATCTAGAGTTTAGATGGGAGACCACAGGCGGATATCCCCTCGGGATGGTTGAGAATGAGAATTTGAATAGGGAATTTGCTCAATTTGCTCAAGTATTTGGAATTTGGTAGTGCAGCACAAATAAAATCCATTATCAGGGAAACAAAATCTGATCTCCATCCCGTATGTAATTATTTTGGCGAATCAGCTACAACAGATCTCAAACTCAAACCCCAACACAAGAACAATAGAgtatcaacatcatctttaTACAGATATAAAAGCTACAACGCCTCTATCATCCACATATCCAAACTCCCTTCAATCACACCTCCCTTCACACCCTCAATCACACAAAGGAAAAACATCAATATCAAacaaaagaataaaatagagaaatagaataaataaaaacGCTATACCCTATCCATTTCACTCCAACTCTTCCTCCCCCTTTATTTTTCTACccatatatataaaatattccTTCCCAGCCCATTGTAATAAAACTTCAAGTTTCCAACAccgttttctcttttattaCCTAAAACGAAATAACGAGCTGAAAACGATTGGATATGACATGCATGCCCCCAATAGAAGAAATGCCAGCTCCATCGCTTTTAAACCATTAATATTACATTTTTGTTGTTACCGCTCAATCAAAATAAACCAAttaaacaagaaacaaggtATAGATAGGGGCACACTTAATCAGATAttgccatcgtcatcaaacaTTTtcgtctttcttcttcgtttcaACCTCAACTAGTCGTCTTCGATCGTCCATGAGACCAGCTAAGTCTATGACTTCTCTCCGGCCTATCCTCGTCGAAACCCCCCCATCACACtaccaccagcagcaataggAGAAgcaagctcctcctcctcattcATCTCCTCAGGCTCATCCGTCTGCACCACAGCATTATTGTTCTCGCGATGGCTCATCCTCTGCGTAAGAGCAGTAAGCTTATCGCGCAGCCCAAAGCCTCTCCCACCAGTTGGTTTGTTATGGTGCTCATCACCTGCATCGGCAAGTCCAGCACTAGTAGACGGTCTCGATTCGGCACTCGTAAAGCTTCTCAACGGACCGCGGTGGTGATGTGACCCGCCATGACTGGAAGATGGCCGGAGAAGCTCCATGGCCAAACTACTATGGTGGCCCTCGCCTCGGCCAGGATGGTCCACTGGCGTCGGCGGCGTCATGGTCAGATATGCCGGGACCGGTAGGATGTTTTGCGCAGAACCAGTCGTTAGGTGggacctgctgctggcaatgctgctgctgcgactaGCCGATCGAGGAGCCGGAATTCCGCTGcggatgctgctgcgagtAGACCTCGGAGGCGACCGCGAGAAGTCCACCGGCGATGTCCCATACAAGCTCGCAGAATCATCGCTGTCATGTATACTCGGCGTGTAATTCTGAGATATGCTGGAAGGCGTGGAAATCAGAACAGAGCTATTCGCCAGCTCCCGCAATCTATTCCGCTGCTCCGCGTTGGGCTTGTGCTTTGAAAACTTGTTTCCAATAATGGCTCCCGTGTGTGAGATGAGAGCCCTCACAACCGCCTTCTTCAGGGCCAAAGCAAGATCCAAGTTTGACCAAGTCTTGTTCTGCCACTCAATCACCGGAAGTCGGAACACAAAGTTATGGACGTCCTCGAAATTCCGCTGATCCTTGCCCTTGTAGCTAAGACACAAGACCACCGAAGGTATCTTGATATGCGCAAACGTAATGTAGTTGTTGGCACGGCTAATCATCTTGGTAAGATCATCAGACATTTGCTTATCATCGGTATTATGTCTGCTTCGTATGCCGAAACGTGACGACTTCTTCGTGTCCGAGTCCCTGCTGTCTTTGGAGGAAAACCCAGTGGACGAACGACCAATGGCGCCAGGTCGTGGAGTGCCCGTCATTGGCCGCATAGACTCGACTGAAGACTTCTTGCCCAGCGTTCGTGAGGTTCCAGAACGGAAAAGCCGGAATGAATGGCCGCCCTCGGAACCATTGGTTCCAAGGTGCTTCTTCGAGCCTCGTTCATCCGCAACGCCGGAAGACAAGGTCGGCTTAAGCCGCAGCTCCAGTGAGCCCGGACGTGTCGAAAAGGAGGTATCCAGCCCGCTCCGTGTGCTACGTCTACTACCAGTGCTCTTGGGTGACTCATTACCCTCGTCATCCAAGCTGTTCGAGTCGCGTCGGATCACAATTGAAGGATTGGGGGTGCCAGTCTTtcctgcagcatcttccgCCTGCTCCGCGTCCATACCGGGGAAGATGTATTCAAACAGCCGCTTGCCCACTTCACGCTCGAGTTGAATCTTCATCGGATACAGTTCAATCTCGAATCGTTCCATGACCGGAATGCCCGCGATAGCTTCCAACATGTACCAGTATACCCGAATCATGTCAGTGTCTTCCCCGTTTCGGGTGCCCGGCCTCTCGCCTTCGTGATACGGGGCTATTATCTCCGGATACGTCGCGTCAGGCAACAGGTTCAGGCCAAGCAATTTGCCAGCACGGACCAGATTCATGTGGGAGCCATCCGAATGATCAGTGCGGTCGTACTCTAAGTCCTTAAGTTGAAGTTCAACCAGCGGCTCATTCGAATCCTGCATAAGGTGCCACACGATATCTCGAGCAGAAATGCTCCATTTCAACAGCGCGCTAGAATGGGcgttcttctccagcctcgtCTGTGAAGTCATGATGGCTttcatcatgaagaagagctcatcCTCGGAAGCCGCCAAATCACGTTCCAAAGCCAAGCGATCTTCCCATCCTCTCTTGTCCAGGTATGGAGAGTAGATTTGGAAGTGCGACTTGATTTCCTCCATTTGCCTGATCCGATCCTGCAAtttcatcaccatctccgGAATGCCGCTAAGGTCGCTGAAATCGGACGCGAGGATAATCTTCTCCAAGCGCTcattcctcgtcttctcaAGGGGCTCGCTGTACATGAGCAGATCAAGCACAATGACATACATGGCGTAATACTGCGATGAGTTACAGAGAGCGCGCGCTTGCGGGAACTCCACCCAGAGGTTATCCACACGTCTCTCTGTGGGCTCATTGGTGGCTCCGTCAGTATTCTCTCCACTGACTTCGTCGTTGTACTTCAAACGAAGAGTGTTGTACTTGTCATATCGAAGCATGGCTGAAGTCTTCTGCACGACACGTTTGAAGCCAAAGGGATCGGTCTTGAAATCAAACATGACTTCCATAGGGACCCAGGGTGGCCACGAAGAGCCTGTTGGCGTACCATACTTGCTGCCCGAATACATGGACACCAGGTTGGTCTGGAACCACTTCTGGTGCGTGACGAAGAACTGAGTGCTGTCCATGTTGACCAAGAAACGACGCTGGACAAGACCGCTGACATTGTCTGCGATTCTCGACTTGTCCATGACTTCCACCACCTTCAGCTCCATTGCCTTTGAAGTGACCAACACAACGtgcttcttattcttctcgCTCTGTAGCTGAATCTGCGGAGCAATGAGTCGGACGTGATAACTGCTTTGGGGGTTGAACTCGTCGGAAATGCCATCTTCCAAGTCTTCGATGGAGCCCTCAACAACACCATTGGCATTGCATGCAAAGCCGCGAGTTGTCGAAAACTTGCGACAATCTGACAAAATGCTTTTTATACGATCCCCAAGGTCCTTGGCGGCATCGCTCTCTGAGGGACCATCCGGAGATGGGGGAGTTCCATTATGTGTTGATGCAGGCGTTGACTCTGATACTCCAAGTTTCTCGTCCCTAAGCCTGGTTTGCTCCTCTACCATGTCCAGGATAAACTTGACGGCCGGTCTGGATAGGTAGTAGATAAATCCACGCCGTTGACTGCTCTGATGAACGTATCGCAGCACAATATTACGCAACAGGTTGTTCCATTTGAGTTGCATATTGTGAACAACGAAACGGTTCTCGAATTCGCTCTCAAACTCGACGTTGGAAGGGATCGATGGCATGTCCATGTAATCACTCGGAGAATCCACATTTACATCTGAGCGACGTATACTCGGCACCTCGCTGAATACATGGCCGTTGATTGATATGCCAGCATTCATCCGCTCGAGCATGGTCTCCAAAAAGGCCCTCTTATCGCGAAGCACATTGGAGTGCTGACGAAGCGTGTCAAAGTCTTCGAGCAGTTCTTGATCTTTTGAATCGGTGCGTATCACTTTCAATTCAGCCTCGCCGACATGTCTGATGTGCGCTCTTATCTGCTCGTCAAGCTGATCTAGGCGCTCCTGAATTAGCTGCGATTGTACGCTTTTCGGGTCATTTTGTTCGCTCATGGAACAATAATGGGTATCTTCGTTTCCAAACGGACTTGTCCGCGTCGGGTCGCCGGCAATGGTGCCTCCGATATCAGTCTGACGGAAGTAAGTCAGCCGAGGAATATACGCAAGCGGAAGTATCTTTGTCTCAGGATGAGCTTCTGTAGGCAAGATCCAATCCAACTCCACAAAATCGTCCATGTCGATCCAGCTATAGTCTCCATCAGGGATGCTGAAGCGAGACAGATCTGGTTTCTCGTCCTGGTCAAGAGTCAAATGCGTAATCGATcccttcttgatggcttccGTTGTGGTGCCTGTCAAACTGGCAGATACGGCTCGGATATCTGCGCAAGCCAGATCCAGATGCGCGGCATGAATCTTGATTCCCGTAGTTCGACTCGGCGAGTTCTTGGTCTTGGCAATGGTATCAAATTCCTCTCGGCGTTGATGAAGGTCAAGCATAAAGCTATCAAACCGAACCTTGAGGCCAGTGGCAGAAACCGCATCCTCAGCGTAATCCTCAGCGTCTTTATGTTTATATATGTGACTTAGGAACAGTGGAGCAAACAGGAGGTTATACTTGACCGAGGCCAAGTGTCTTCCGAATTTCTTGctgttcttttctcttccaggAAACAGGTTGCCCTGCCGAATGGGGAGCGACATGGGTCCGCTGAAGAGACCCCACCAAGCAAAGAAGTGCGTGAAGAAACGAGGAGTCAGGTGGATGGTGTTGTAGCTACGGGAAGGCTCGAGGCTCTGCGACATCCATTCGCGGTCGGCTGGGGCGCGAACTGCGATGGAGAGATGGATATGACGACTCCTGAATCCACGCATAGCATCATACGGAAGTCCGTTCTCAGGCTTTGCATAGATGGGGTTCTTGAGAACCACTTCGTAATGTGGCTTGAAATCGAAACTCCGTCTGCCATCTTCAATGGCCCGTTCAAATATGAGGCCAGCTAGCCATTGTACTTTGCCGGATAGCTTCATGACAACTTTCTTGAACTGAGCCGGGCCGCATCGCAAATGATCATCTGCAAGACGGCTATCATCATCGGCTCGGAGCCGCGCAGCTTCTCGCACTTGCATGCTGTAGTCTGGAATAGCAAGTATATATTCGCCGCTGTCCACCGTCATGAATCTCTTCGGATTGTCTTCTGCATTGATGTCCCATCTGATATCGTTTCGCCAGCACATGATGAAGCCTGCACCATGCCCAGTGACCTGGTAGGGATCGCGGGTGCCCTTCATTGCGAAATGCATCTCGCCGTCCTCTTTCCAAGCAACATGAATGCGCGAGTGGAAGTTGAGTCGGAGTTTATCCCAGAATCCAACCCGCTCGGAAGTATCAATCTGTGGCTTAGTGAAAGATTCTatggccatcatcatatcTTGAATTGCTGGCTGGTAGCATGGTCCCCAAGTGATCCTTGTTGGGAGAGCAGTGTTGATATCCATGAAAACATCCGAGTACGATTTGACGGGACCAATGGTTCGCCTGACTTCGATTGCGAAGCTTCCCTCCTTCGATACAGAAGGGTTCTTTGGAGGTATAATGTACACCGGAACTTCTCGTGACGACTCGTGTCCTCTAAACTCCTCGGCCAGGACAAAGTTTGTTTTCAAAGAGACTGCTTGCAGCCTGGACGACTGCCCAGTTTTCAGTCCAGGAATATGTAACAGCGGGAGAGGGTAGTCACGCAGTGAGCAACGAGCTTCGCCCATCTCGATGGCGATGTGCATGGGGACCAGAAGGCTGTACAGCATATCCTTGGGCACGCCTTTGCCGACATTGTGAATGAAGTCGGGGAGATCTTTGAGGGGAAAGGTCGGCTTATCAACGATAATGTGGAGGTTAGACACATACGTGGCCATCAACGCCGGTCTTGGAGGGACTTCCAAAATGTTCTCCGTCTCCTCAATCTCACTCGGCATCTCGTTTTGACCCCAGAAGAGACCACGGAGCTCTTTTACGCCTTGTCGAGACACTTCATAGGCTCGATCAATCCGCTTCTTCCACGCCTGAGCATTAAACATGTCCAGATGAAGGCGCGCCTCCTCGGTCGAGACTTTTGAATTTCCGTTGATGCTCAGAGTTTCATTTTCTGGGTCATATCTTGGCAATGCGCCATGTCGTGACCCTCGAATCCGCTCGTCCTGCTTCGTCGCGTCTGAGCTTCGACTTCGGAACCATGAGTGCGAGGACGTATCCGATCTTCCTCTTGGGTGGGCAGATCGAGAACGATGCTTGCCATTATGTCCTCTCCTTGACTCCTCTTCTTGCACGCGATTCAGCTTGACGCGGAATGCCTCTTCTCTAGTTAATCTCTGTACCTGCTCCATACGCCCAGCGCGATAGATCATGCCCAGTTTCCACTCAAATGCTCCGTCCTCTATTTCAAAAAGGAGATTCCGTGACCGGATGGATACTTTCGGGACATGCTTGGGCTCTTCGGGCCTCTTTTCTAAGATGTACTCGTTTGTACCAGTCTTGAAGCGGTGATGTAGCTGTTTCACTGCTTTAATCATGTTGATGATGTTATCGGTAATTCGGTGAACAATGACCTCGTGCGGGACGCCAATCCGAATCGCCTCTGTCGAAATGTCAAACAGCTTTTCTTCTGTGTAAGCCCCCTGGTTCGATTTGTGCTTGGACTCTCGGAGATCAAGCCGTCCGTTTTTAATGCTGACTGCTCGCGACCATACATGGCGCATGCGCGGAGTTGCAACGTACAGCCGAATCAGCTTAGACATTAGATACGGCGTTGACCACCTCTGACGCCCGACATCCAGACCATAGAtttgcagcatcagcatagGATCATGCGGCATCTCCGCCTTGACTTGAAATAGTGCAACTTTGATGTCAACGACGACAGCCTCCGTCATGGTAGACGCTGGATCGGCAGGGGAGAAGCCTGATCCGCTACCGGGAGGAGCGAGAAACTCTGCCTTTGCCGGATCATGCTGTGCTGTTGCCAAGTCATGCTGTGATGGTCTTGGAGCATCGCTACTGGTTCTCATAAAAGCCTTCCTGACCGTCTTCATGGCAACGCCCACGCAGTAATGGCGATAAAGAGAGTATTGAATCATGATTGAGCGTACGGCTGATTGAACGTGAAATAGGGAACCATGGCTGTCGCTTGATGCAGCGAGGGAAAATTCAAGGCGAGGCAGGTTGATGAAAGGCTCCACCTCGAGCTGCTCAGCAGTCTCAATAATTTGAGCTTCTATACCTCTGGCATTGAATACTAGTCGACGGCCGTCACCAACATTCTGAGTCTTCTTCCTAGCCCTAGTAGGACTCGAAGACGCGAGATCTGAGTCTGACTGAGTAAGAGATCGACTGTGGGTCCGGCGTCTCAGCATTCGTTTTTGCAAACCATCCAATCTCTGAGCACGATACTCGGCAGACATGCCATCGAGATGCAGCGAAATGCCTTTGCTATCATCCGAGATTTCCTCGTCTATGCCAGCAATCTCAATGTTGACATCCTCTGCTGTGATTTGGTAACGGAAAAGCCATTCGGGGAGAGATCGCAAGAAGTTCTGATGCCGTCTAGCCTTGGGGGCAGCTCGTTTGGTAGGTTCAACGTCGGTACGTAGCTGTCGCACAATCTGGCGGACGCCATCTGTAATTTCCGGCCGTACCATACTAACGGCAAACGACTGGATATTGCTGGTGGCATCGACAGAAACTTCGGGGTTGGCTGCCAAGTGGACTTTGAGGTCAAAAGACTCGGTTGTTATTAGGTCGAATCTCTCGCCAGAAACGGCCTGATAGTATAAGTGATGGGATTGCAGTCGCATTGCCCCATCCAGAGAATAATGGAGATCTTCAAGAGGCGAGTGGGATGACTCGACGTCGAGGGCAactgatgagatggatgatatAATGAGACCATAATCGTCTGGATCCTCGGTCTTCTCAAGCGGCTTGAGCTTGATTCGAAGTACAGGCTCATGCATGGTAAACTTGATGTTTGCTTTGGGAAGCAGCCGAGAAAACAAatccttctgctgctgcctttgctcggtctttggtggcttgggcttgggtcGCATCATTGCTATCAGCAGAGGAAGGTGTCGCGGGTCAAGATCGATGGATGGCGAGGTGACAACAGAGTTGGCGAATAGGATATTGgcattcttctcttcgaaGCTGTCTACCGAAGAAAGCTGAATCGTCTTGGAGGGCAAAGTGGTTCTGACGGTCGTGGTGGCCATGGGGATATAAAGAATGCGCTGCGGTTTGTCACAGCCATCATCCATTCCAACCGATATTGAAAGCGCCGCCACAAGTGCTTCGTGGGCAATATCTTTGGACGGAAAATACATGCGATGCGCAGGCGACTTTGGGTCAAGGCGGTGCAGGTCAACACCGACTTCCTTCATGGAAGCAGTGAGGTGCACTGGTTTTGCCGCAGGGTGGACAGAGTCGACCTTTTTGACGAGGCCAACAAAACTAACAGCAAACTGAACCTCTTTGATACCTCGCAAAATGGAGCTGAAGAATTCCTTGGAGTCTGAAACGCTCTTCATCAAGTGATCTGTATTCTGCGCAGTTCCATTTTGCACCTTGCTAACGAATATGTCCACCGGGTCTTCCAAATCGACAACTTTGGGCTGCTTTCGAGACAGTTTAAACTTGGCTGCagagagctgcagctcatcatAGGGAATCTGGACTCGGCCAAGCTTCAAAGCAACAGTGGCATCTCGGAGACCCTCTTGCGACGGGTACAAGTAGCCGTGAACATTGAGCAAGGCATGGTCGAGTATTTGGAGGGACTCGCAGCCGTCGGCCGCAAAAAAGACGCTCCGCACAGTCAAGATCCATTCGGCCTCGGCATTCTCCTTTGAAGATTCGGAAcggtggaagaagaatcgAGCTCGATCGGCCATTTTGTGTCTCGTATCCACTGCAAGCGTCAAGCTCCCAACCTGGAGGCTGCCCACGTCGACCACGTTGATGACGGAGTTGGTCACGACCACGTCCACCATGCGCAGCCATTTCACCTTGCTGTGTAGCTTCTTCACCTTTTCCTTGATCTTCTGGAGGCGGGACCACGTCTCGGTCTCAGCCCGAGGCTCAGAATTTTGACGCCGAGGAGAAGGGGGCTTCTCTGGCTTCTCCAGGAGCGGGTCGATCTCCTCGTCTGCTTCCACCACATCCTCCTTGTCGGTATCTACATTTTCGGGTGTTTCGTTTCTGGCAGGTTTCTGCTCTTCGAGTTTCTTGACATCGGCGGTAACGGTCAAGTCGCTGAGGACGATGCTGAGCCACGTGGGCTGTGCGAACGTTGGGCGGTGGATGTTGAGCCCCAGCCCGCGGATCTCGATGCGGATTCCATCTCTCGGTGTGTACGCAAGTCGGCGGAGGGAAAAGTAGCCTATCCGCTGGATCGAGACGCCGGTGACGATTCGAAGAACGGCGAAGAGGACAAAGGACGAGAGGTAGAGTAGGACAAAGACACCGAGGGCAAAGGTCGGGCTCAGAAGCGccatgtttgctgctgcagcgcgcAAGGGGGAGGGCCGCAAATACTACCTGGCTGATAAGGAGCAAAGCAGAGCGTCAGGAGATTCCGCACAAGTCCGCAAGCTTGGAGGGGACTGGGTAGTTACTTACATGACGCCGGTAGCAGGCCGACCATTCTCTCGCGCACAAACAAACACTTCAGCGGGAAGCAGAACAGGCACACGAGAGACGCGACAtggcagatggagaaggaaaagaagaagaagacgtcTAGAAGACGCGGCCAGGTCAGCACACAGGCCTGGACGAGGGGAGGGGTGCCGAACCACCGGGCCAGGGACGAGGATCCTGGACAGTCGGGACGCCGGAAAGCTCCCTGAATCGACGAGGGCCAAGGCGTGCCGGCGCCGGGATGACGATCGGGGCAGGCTGTGCCGCAGGACGTCCGGGAGGGCTGCGGATCGAGGATGCGACCCGCGTCGCACGAGGAAACACGGGTTCTGGCGACGAGTACGCGGCAAGCTGCACGAGCTTTTGACGACGAGAGTTGCGAATCGAATCGAATCGCTGGCGAGGTGCGAGTTCAGTGAGGCCGGGCggagcagctgcggcagatgGGCGGCGGGCTGAGGTACCGGATACTTGAATGGCCCGCCACAGCGAAGTACCTGGAGCACAGCCGGCGAGCGCAGCGGAATAGGGGGAGGCAC is a window from the Trichoderma atroviride chromosome 5, complete sequence genome containing:
- a CDS encoding uncharacterized protein (EggNog:ENOG41); translated protein: MALLSPTFALGVFVLLYLSSFVLFAVLRIVTGVSIQRIGYFSLRRLAYTPRDGIRIEIRGLGLNIHRPTFAQPTWLSIVLSDLTVTADVKKLEEQKPARNETPENVDTDKEDVVEADEEIDPLLEKPEKPPSPRRQNSEPRAETETWSRLQKIKEKVKKLHSKVKWLRMVDVVVTNSVINVVDVGSLQVGSLTLAVDTRHKMADRARFFFHRSESSKENAEAEWILTVRSVFFAADGCESLQILDHALLNVHGYLYPSQEGLRDATVALKLGRVQIPYDELQLSAAKFKLSRKQPKVVDLEDPVDIFVSKVQNGTAQNTDHLMKSVSDSKEFFSSILRGIKEVQFAVSFVGLVKKVDSVHPAAKPVHLTASMKEVGVDLHRLDPKSPAHRMYFPSKDIAHEALVAALSISVGMDDGCDKPQRILYIPMATTTVRTTLPSKTIQLSSVDSFEEKNANILFANSVVTSPSIDLDPRHLPLLIAMMRPKPKPPKTEQRQQQKDLFSRLLPKANIKFTMHEPVLRIKLKPLEKTEDPDDYGLIISSISSVALDVESSHSPLEDLHYSLDGAMRLQSHHLYYQAVSGERFDLITTESFDLKVHLAANPEVSVDATSNIQSFAVSMVRPEITDGVRQIVRQLRTDVEPTKRAAPKARRHQNFLRSLPEWLFRYQITAEDVNIEIAGIDEEISDDSKGISLHLDGMSAEYRAQRLDGLQKRMLRRRTHSRSLTQSDSDLASSSPTRARKKTQNVGDGRRLVFNARGIEAQIIETAEQLEVEPFINLPRLEFSLAASSDSHGSLFHVQSAVRSIMIQYSLYRHYCVGVAMKTVRKAFMRTSSDAPRPSQHDLATAQHDPAKAEFLAPPGSGSGFSPADPASTMTEAVVVDIKVALFQVKAEMPHDPMLMLQIYGLDVGRQRWSTPYLMSKLIRLYVATPRMRHVWSRAVSIKNGRLDLRESKHKSNQGAYTEEKLFDISTEAIRIGVPHEVIVHRITDNIINMIKAVKQLHHRFKTGTNEYILEKRPEEPKHVPKVSIRSRNLLFEIEDGAFEWKLGMIYRAGRMEQVQRLTREEAFRVKLNRVQEEESRRGHNGKHRSRSAHPRGRSDTSSHSWFRSRSSDATKQDERIRGSRHGALPRYDPENETLSINGNSKVSTEEARLHLDMFNAQAWKKRIDRAYEVSRQGVKELRGLFWGQNEMPSEIEETENILEVPPRPALMATYVSNLHIIVDKPTFPLKDLPDFIHNVGKGVPKDMLYSLLVPMHIAIEMGEARCSLRDYPLPLLHIPGLKTGQSSRLQAVSLKTNFVLAEEFRGHESSREVPVYIIPPKNPSVSKEGSFAIEVRRTIGPVKSYSDVFMDINTALPTRITWGPCYQPAIQDMMMAIESFTKPQIDTSERVGFWDKLRLNFHSRIHVAWKEDGEMHFAMKGTRDPYQVTGHGAGFIMCWRNDIRWDINAEDNPKRFMTVDSGEYILAIPDYSMQVREAARLRADDDSRLADDHLRCGPAQFKKVVMKLSGKVQWLAGLIFERAIEDGRRSFDFKPHYEVVLKNPIYAKPENGLPYDAMRGFRSRHIHLSIAVRAPADREWMSQSLEPSRSYNTIHLTPRFFTHFFAWWGLFSGPMSLPIRQGNLFPGREKNSKKFGRHLASVKYNLLFAPLFLSHIYKHKDAEDYAEDAVSATGLKVRFDSFMLDLHQRREEFDTIAKTKNSPSRTTGIKIHAAHLDLACADIRAVSASLTGTTTEAIKKGSITHLTLDQDEKPDLSRFSIPDGDYSWIDMDDFVELDWILPTEAHPETKILPLAYIPRLTYFRQTDIGGTIAGDPTRTSPFGNEDTHYCSMSEQNDPKSVQSQLIQERLDQLDEQIRAHIRHVGEAELKVIRTDSKDQELLEDFDTLRQHSNVLRDKRAFLETMLERMNAGISINGHVFSEVPSIRRSDVNVDSPSDYMDMPSIPSNVEFESEFENRFVVHNMQLKWNNLLRNIVLRYVHQSSQRRGFIYYLSRPAVKFILDMVEEQTRLRDEKLGVSESTPASTHNGTPPSPDGPSESDAAKDLGDRIKSILSDCRKFSTTRGFACNANGVVEGSIEDLEDGISDEFNPQSSYHVRLIAPQIQLQSEKNKKHVVLVTSKAMELKVVEVMDKSRIADNVSGLVQRRFLVNMDSTQFFVTHQKWFQTNLVSMYSGSKYGTPTGSSWPPWVPMEVMFDFKTDPFGFKRVVQKTSAMLRYDKYNTLRLKYNDEVSGENTDGATNEPTERRVDNLWVEFPQARALCNSSQYYAMYVIVLDLLMYSEPLEKTRNERLEKIILASDFSDLSGIPEMVMKLQDRIRQMEEIKSHFQIYSPYLDKRGWEDRLALERDLAASEDELFFMMKAIMTSQTRLEKNAHSSALLKWSISARDIVWHLMQDSNEPLVELQLKDLEYDRTDHSDGSHMNLVRAGKLLGLNLLPDATYPEIIAPYHEGERPGTRNGEDTDMIRVYWYMLEAIAGIPVMERFEIELYPMKIQLEREVGKRLFEYIFPGMDAEQAEDAAGKTGTPNPSIVIRRDSNSLDDEGNESPKSTGSRRSTRSGLDTSFSTRPGSLELRLKPTLSSGVADERGSKKHLGTNGSEGGHSFRLFRSGTSRTLGKKSSVESMRPMTGTPRPGAIGRSSTGFSSKDSRDSDTKKSSRFGIRSRHNTDDKQMSDDLTKMISRANNYITFAHIKIPSVVLCLSYKGKDQRNFEDVHNFVFRLPVIEWQNKTWSNLDLALALKKAVVRALISHTGAIIGNKFSKHKPNAEQRNRLRELANSSVLISTPSSISQNYTPSIHDSDDSASLYGTSPVDFSRSPPRSTRSSIRSGIPAPRSASRSSSIASSRSHLTTGSAQNILPVPAYLTMTPPTPVDHPGRGEGHHSSLAMELLRPSSSHGGSHHHRGPLRSFTSAESRPSTSAGLADAGDEHHNKPTGGRGFGLRDKLTALTQRMSHRENNNAVVQTDEPEEMNEEEELASPIAAGGSVMGGFRRG